CCGGAAGCCGAAGCTGGATTTTACTGCTACTCATCCTCTCATCCTTCGCAAAAGAACACCTGGCCGCACTGCTGGAATACCGAACCGTGATACAGCCCGCTGCATGTCTTTCAGATTGAACGTGGCGATCGCATCCGCATTTCCGTTGATCGCTGTCTCAACCACAAGTTCATCATCACCGTGCGCTCCTGTCGGTCGCCACCTGTAATCAAAAGAAACCGGCACGCAGCACCCTGCAAGTCCATCAAGAACCTCCAGAACTTCATCCCCCTGAACGCCCATTCGAAAAAGGTTTTCAGAACGACGCAACACCGCCTCGTATTCGACCAGGAGGGTCGTGGAGAGCAGCAGACTGAAATTCCTATCCAAGGCCCCCAGCAAAAGCTGCCGGGACGCTCCGTCCGGTGACATGAATCCCGAAAGAACAACATCCGTATCAAGAACAACGCGCATAGTGACATCATATATGACGTCACTGCTTAACGTAAATCAAAATCTCCTACATCC
The genomic region above belongs to Komagataeibacter sucrofermentans DSM 15973 and contains:
- a CDS encoding putative toxin-antitoxin system toxin component, PIN family; the protein is MRVVLDTDVVLSGFMSPDGASRQLLLGALDRNFSLLLSTTLLVEYEAVLRRSENLFRMGVQGDEVLEVLDGLAGCCVPVSFDYRWRPTGAHGDDELVVETAINGNADAIATFNLKDMQRAVSRFGIPAVRPGVLLRRMRG